The following nucleotide sequence is from Campylobacter anatolicus.
GATACGCTCACCCTGTAAAACTCTTGCATCAAAGCCCTTAAATAGCACTTTACCGTTTAAATTTATACCCAAATTTTTAAACTCAAATAACATTTTTTTACGGTTTGTGCTTTGTGTTTGATTAAAATTCTTACTCGCACGCTCAAGCTCTAGTTTAACACGACGTATTATGCCAGGATTTTTCTTCGCCTCCTCACGCATCTTTAGCACTCGCTCTTTTCGCCCTTCGTTACGCTTTAGCCTTGCTTTTACGCCACGTCTTAACCACTCCTCTTCGCCTCTTAGCTGCTTTAAAAGCGTCTCATGTGATTTGGTAAGCGAAGCTAAAATTTCTTGCTTTTTAGCCAAATAATTTGCATATCCACCATAAAAACTAGCAAGTTTTGCCCCATCTATCTCAACCGTGCGAGTAGCAAGTGCATCTATAAAGTAGCGATCGTGACTGATAAAAACTATGCTTTGGCGTGAGTTTTTCAGCATATTTTCTAAAAATCTCACCATATAAACATCAAGGTGATTCGTCGGCTCATCAAGTAACAACACATCAGGCTTTTTAAGCAACAATGCTCCAAGTGCCACGCGTCGGATCTCGCCACCACTTAGTGAGCAAACAGCTCGATTTTCATACTCTTTTAAGCTAAAATATTCAAGTACCTGCTCTATTTTACGCTCTATATCCCAGCCCTCCTTTGCCTCTATAAATTTAAAAAGCTCATCTTGATGCATTTGCAAATCACGATTTTCAGGATCTTTTGCACATTTTATTAGTGCTTGCTCATACTCACTTCGTGCAGTAAAAATTTCATCAAGCTCTCGGCTCAATGCCTCTTTTACGCTCAAACTCTCATCAAATTTTGGCGTTTGAGCCAACATTGCTACATTTATGCCATTTTGCCTTATCACACGCCCGCTATCAGGTTCGTAAATACCACTAATAATTTTCATCAACGTGCTTTTACCACCGCCATTTTTACCTACGATTGCGATACGCTCACGCTCATTTAAACTAAAATTTACCTCGTTTAATATCTCAT
It contains:
- the abc-f gene encoding ribosomal protection-like ABC-F family protein yields the protein MALIDLIEISKKFGSNEILNEVNFSLNERERIAIVGKNGGGKSTLMKIISGIYEPDSGRVIRQNGINVAMLAQTPKFDESLSVKEALSRELDEIFTARSEYEQALIKCAKDPENRDLQMHQDELFKFIEAKEGWDIERKIEQVLEYFSLKEYENRAVCSLSGGEIRRVALGALLLKKPDVLLLDEPTNHLDVYMVRFLENMLKNSRQSIVFISHDRYFIDALATRTVEIDGAKLASFYGGYANYLAKKQEILASLTKSHETLLKQLRGEEEWLRRGVKARLKRNEGRKERVLKMREEAKKNPGIIRRVKLELERASKNFNQTQSTNRKKMLFEFKNLGINLNGKVLFKGFDARVLQGERIAIVGRNGSGKSTLLKILLGEMSASSGEIKRGDVRVGYFDQARTSINDDKSLIEVFCPNGGDHVLVRGRNMHVFGYLKNFLFPKEFLDKPVSVLSGGEKNRLALALLFTKEYDCLVLDEPTNDLDIATINILEDYLQSFEGAIIFVSHDRYFVDKISNKLWAFEGEKIEIVHNEYSAFLELKDELDELNSYEKELSQNIEQSQKNKSIKLSYKQNKILNEYPELIDAVQGRINELNAALSDPQIYQKIGLKTLNDELEAKNVELERLENEYFEVLEVAESLETKAI